From the Streptomyces pluripotens genome, one window contains:
- the bldG gene encoding anti-sigma factor antagonist BldG: MDLSLSTRTVGDRTVVEVGGEIDVYTAPKLREQLVELVNDGNFHLVVDMEGVDFLDSTGLGVLVGGLKRVRAHEGSLRLVCNQERILKIFRITGLTKVFPIHTSVEEAVAATD, encoded by the coding sequence GTGGACCTGTCTCTGTCGACCCGTACCGTCGGCGATCGTACGGTCGTCGAGGTCGGTGGCGAAATCGATGTATACACCGCGCCCAAGCTGCGTGAGCAGCTGGTCGAGCTGGTGAACGACGGCAATTTCCATCTTGTCGTCGACATGGAAGGCGTGGACTTCCTGGACTCCACCGGGCTTGGCGTGCTGGTCGGCGGCCTGAAGCGAGTGCGTGCCCACGAGGGCTCGCTCCGCCTGGTCTGCAACCAGGAGCGCATTCTCAAGATCTTCCGTATCACCGGCCTCACCAAGGTGTTCCCGATTCACACCTCGGTCGAGGAAGCGGTGGCGGCCACCGACTGA
- a CDS encoding ATP-binding protein: MATVELRFSALPEHVRTARLVAAAVARRAGVDEAVLDEVRLAVGEACSRAVGLHQNGGITAPVKVALIEEEKQFSIEVGDEAPHATVGGDTPGAGQDGEGEAEEDEMGLAVISGLVDDVEVTAGQNGGLIRMTWPTTPPAAALL, from the coding sequence ATGGCCACCGTCGAACTCCGCTTCAGCGCGCTGCCCGAGCACGTCCGGACCGCCCGGTTGGTGGCGGCAGCAGTGGCGCGCAGGGCCGGGGTGGACGAGGCCGTCCTGGACGAGGTCCGCCTCGCCGTGGGCGAGGCCTGTTCCCGTGCCGTCGGGCTGCATCAGAACGGCGGTATCACGGCGCCTGTGAAGGTGGCGCTGATCGAGGAGGAGAAACAGTTCTCCATCGAGGTCGGAGACGAGGCCCCGCACGCGACTGTGGGCGGCGACACGCCCGGCGCGGGGCAGGATGGTGAGGGGGAGGCCGAGGAGGACGAGATGGGCCTCGCGGTGATCAGCGGTCTGGTCGACGACGTGGAGGTCACCGCCGGGCAGAACGGCGGTCTCATCCGCATGACCTGGCCCACCACCCCGCCGGCCGCAGCACTCCTCTGA
- a CDS encoding sodium-translocating pyrophosphatase produces the protein MAGLSTPHQLVHPTTLAAAVLTDANRIIVAVIVAVALAALVVAGILVRQVLAAGEGTDRMKRIAEAVQEGANAYLARQLRTLGVFAVVVFFLLMLLPADDWNQRAGRSVFFLIGATFSAATGYIGMWLAVRSNVRVAAAAREATPGEGEPEKDLTAVSHTAMKIAFRTGGVVGMFTVGLGLLGASCVVLVYAADAPKVLEGFGLGAALIAMFMRVGGGIFTKAADVGADLVGKVEQGIPEDDPRNAATIADNVGDNVGDCAGMAADLFESYAVTLVAALILGKVAFGDSGLAFPLLVPAIGVITAMIGIFAVAPRRTDRSGMSAINRGFFISAVISLVLVAVAVFVYLPAKYSDLDGVTDAAIKGKDGDPRILALVAVAIGILLAAVIQQLTGYFTETSRRPVRDIGKTSLTGPATVILSGISVGLESAVYTALLIGLGVYGGFLLGGTSIMLALFAVALAGTGLLTTVGVIVAMDTFGPVSDNAQGIAEMSGDVEGAGAQVLTNLDAVGNTTKAITKGIAIATAVLAASALFGSYRDAITTNVQDVGEKLTGPGAPLSLSLDISQPNNLVGLIAGAAVVFLFSGLAINAVSRSAGAVVFEVRRQFREKPGIMDFSEKPEYGKVVDICTKDALRELATPGLLAVMAPIFIGFTLGVGSLGAYLAGAISAGTLMAVFLANSGGAWDNAKKLVEDGHYGGKGSEAHAATVIGDTVGDPFKDTAGPAINPLLKVMNLVSLLIAPAVIKFSYGHDKNLWVRIGIAILALLVIVVAVYISKRRGISVGDDERSERIANSTDAAVVS, from the coding sequence ATGGCGGGGCTTTCTACCCCTCATCAGTTGGTTCACCCCACAACTCTCGCAGCCGCGGTCCTGACCGACGCCAACCGGATCATCGTGGCCGTCATCGTGGCGGTCGCTCTGGCCGCGCTGGTGGTCGCGGGGATCCTGGTGCGCCAGGTGCTGGCGGCGGGCGAGGGTACCGACCGCATGAAGCGGATCGCCGAGGCGGTCCAGGAAGGTGCCAATGCGTATCTCGCCAGGCAGCTGCGCACGCTCGGCGTATTCGCCGTCGTGGTCTTCTTCCTGCTCATGCTGCTGCCCGCGGACGACTGGAATCAGCGTGCCGGACGCTCAGTGTTCTTCCTGATCGGTGCGACGTTCTCGGCGGCCACCGGTTATATCGGTATGTGGCTCGCCGTGCGCAGCAACGTGCGCGTCGCCGCCGCGGCCCGGGAAGCCACTCCGGGCGAAGGCGAACCGGAAAAAGATCTCACCGCCGTCTCGCACACCGCGATGAAGATCGCATTTCGTACGGGCGGTGTCGTCGGCATGTTCACGGTGGGGCTAGGCCTGCTGGGCGCCTCCTGTGTGGTGCTGGTGTACGCGGCCGACGCGCCGAAGGTGTTGGAGGGCTTCGGTCTCGGTGCCGCCCTGATCGCCATGTTCATGCGAGTGGGCGGCGGAATCTTCACCAAGGCCGCTGACGTCGGCGCCGACCTGGTCGGCAAGGTCGAACAGGGCATTCCGGAGGACGATCCGCGCAATGCCGCGACCATCGCCGACAACGTGGGCGACAACGTCGGCGACTGCGCGGGCATGGCGGCCGACCTGTTCGAGTCGTATGCCGTCACCCTCGTGGCCGCGCTGATCCTCGGCAAGGTCGCCTTCGGTGACTCCGGGCTCGCCTTCCCACTCCTGGTGCCCGCCATCGGCGTGATCACGGCGATGATCGGTATCTTCGCCGTCGCTCCGCGGCGCACCGACCGGAGCGGCATGTCTGCGATCAACCGCGGCTTCTTCATCTCGGCGGTGATCTCCCTCGTGCTGGTCGCGGTCGCGGTCTTCGTCTATCTGCCGGCGAAGTACTCCGACCTCGACGGCGTCACTGACGCGGCCATCAAGGGCAAGGACGGCGACCCGCGCATCCTGGCCCTGGTCGCGGTGGCCATCGGCATCCTGCTCGCCGCCGTCATCCAGCAACTGACCGGCTACTTCACGGAAACCAGCCGCCGCCCGGTCCGGGACATCGGCAAGACCTCCCTCACGGGCCCGGCCACCGTCATCCTCTCCGGTATCTCGGTGGGCCTGGAATCCGCCGTCTACACCGCCCTGCTCATCGGGCTCGGCGTGTACGGCGGGTTCCTGCTCGGCGGCACGTCGATCATGCTGGCGCTGTTCGCGGTGGCCCTGGCCGGCACCGGCCTGCTCACCACGGTCGGTGTGATCGTCGCCATGGACACCTTCGGCCCGGTCTCCGACAACGCGCAGGGCATCGCCGAGATGTCCGGCGACGTCGAGGGCGCGGGTGCCCAGGTGCTCACCAACCTGGACGCGGTCGGCAACACCACCAAGGCCATCACCAAGGGCATCGCCATTGCGACCGCTGTCCTTGCCGCATCGGCGCTGTTCGGGTCGTACCGCGACGCGATCACCACCAATGTGCAGGACGTCGGGGAGAAGCTCACCGGGCCGGGTGCGCCGCTGAGCTTGTCCCTGGACATCTCGCAACCCAACAACCTCGTCGGCCTCATCGCGGGTGCCGCGGTCGTCTTCCTCTTCTCCGGACTGGCCATCAACGCCGTGTCGCGTTCGGCGGGTGCGGTGGTGTTCGAGGTGCGGCGGCAGTTCCGTGAGAAGCCCGGGATCATGGACTTCAGTGAGAAGCCCGAATACGGCAAGGTCGTCGACATCTGCACCAAGGACGCCCTGCGGGAGCTGGCCACGCCAGGTCTGCTCGCCGTCATGGCGCCCATCTTCATCGGGTTCACCCTCGGTGTCGGCTCACTCGGCGCCTACCTTGCCGGCGCGATCAGTGCGGGCACGTTGATGGCGGTGTTCCTCGCCAACTCCGGCGGTGCCTGGGACAACGCCAAGAAGCTGGTGGAGGACGGCCACTACGGAGGCAAGGGCAGCGAGGCCCATGCCGCCACGGTGATCGGCGACACCGTCGGTGACCCCTTCAAGGACACCGCCGGACCGGCGATCAACCCGCTGCTGAAGGTCATGAACCTGGTGTCCCTGCTCATTGCGCCCGCAGTGATCAAGTTCTCCTACGGCCATGACAAGAACCTCTGGGTGCGGATCGGGATCGCGATCCTCGCGCTCTTGGTGATCGTCGTCGCCGTGTACATCTCCAAACGGCGCGGGATCTCCGTCGGGGACGACGAGAGAAGTGAGCGGATCGCTAACTCAACGGATGCGGCGGTGGTTTCGTAG